The SAR202 cluster bacterium sequence GAGTTCCTGGCGTTCCGCCTGCGGAACGGCGTCTACGGCCAGCGGCAGGCGAATGCTCAGATGATCCGCGTGAAGGTGCCCTTCGGCGGCCTTCGTTCCGACCAGCTTGATGCGCTGGGCGAGTTCGCCGCGAAGTACGCCCCCCTCAACAAAGGCCACGTTACTACGCGCGAGAACTTCCAGTACCACCACGTGAAGCTGGAGGACGCGCCCAACGTCATGCGCCTGCTCGGCAGCGTGGGCCTTACGACCCGCGAGGCGTGCGGCAATACCGTCCGCAACGTGACGGCGTGCCCTCACGCGGGCGTCCAGCCCGGCGAGCCGTTCGACGTTACACCGTACGCGGCCGCGTACGCTCGGTACTTCGTAAGGCACCCGTACACGCAGTCGCTTCCGCGCAAGGTGAAGACCGCCTTCTCGTGCTCCGAGCAGGACTGCTCCATCGTGCTCATACATGACCTGGGCTTGATCCCCAGGATCGTCAACGGCCAGAAGGGCTTCAAAATAGTCGTCGGCGGCGGCACATCCATCATGCCGAAGCTGGCGCCCACTCTCGTGGAGTTCGCGCCGCTGGACCAGTACCTGAAGTACGCGGAGGCGGTCATCCGCCGCTTCCACTTCACGGACGAGCTTCGCAAGAACAAGATGAAGGCGCGCATCAAGTTCTACATCGCGCGCATCGGCATCGAGGAGTTCCGCAAGGAGTGCGAGCGCGAGATGGAGCAGAACTGGGCCAAGAAGTCCTTCGATCCCACCGCGCTGCTGTTCATCGAGGACGAGTCGCTGGATGCTCCCGCGCTCAACGGCAAGTATGCGGCCTACGGCAGCGAGCCGGAGTTCAAGGAGTGGCTGAGGACGAACGTCAAGCCCCAGAAGCAGGCCGGTTACGTTACTGCGGACATCAAGATCTCGCAGGGCGACATTAATTCGAAGCAGTTCCACCAGCTGGCGGACCTGACCCGCAAGTACGCCGGCGGCAGGGCGCGCATCAACATCCAGCAGAACATGACCCTCCGCTGGGTGCCGGAGAAGGCGCTCTACGAGGTATGGACGGAGCTCAAGAAGATCGGCTTCGGGTCCGCGGGCGCGAACGAGATCACTGATGTGGTCTCCTGCCCGGGCACAGACAGCTGCAAGCTGGGCATCACGTCGTCGATGGGCCTGAACAGGGCCATCTCCCGCACGCTGGAGGAGATGAACATCACAGACCCGCTAACGCGGAAAATGCACATCAAGATGAGCGGTTGCCCGAACGGCTGCGGCCAGCACCACATCGCCTCCATCGGCTTCCACGGCGCGGCCGCGAAGGCCCCGGGCGGCCAGGTGCCGGCATACGAGCTTTTCCTCGGCGGCAGCTACGAGGACGGCGATACGCGAATCGGCCTCCGCGTAAAGACGAAGGTGCCTTCGAAACGAGTGCCCGAGGCGCTCAAGAAGGTGATCCGGTACTACGAGGCCAATCGCCAGCCGGGCGAGGAGTTCAAGAACTTCGCTGCCCGCCTCGGCCCGGAGGTCTTCGAGCCCCTGCTGGCCGAGTTTGCCGAGGTCGGTGAGTTGAACCGCGAGACAATCCAGGAGTACATTGACTGGGACAAGACCGTCAAGTACAAGCTGGAGCGCGGCGAAGGCGAGTGCGCGGCGTAGAGCCAGGCCGGAATCACGAAGTTTATGCAGCGGCCCCGGTTGCAGAGATGCCCGGGGCCGCTTCCTTTTGCGCTAAGCACATAGTAGTTGCTCTATGTATGGCGAATTTCCGGTGCCGTTTTTATGATCCTGAAGGTGCCGTCCGTTCCGGTCCGTGATATTGCGTTAAAGGAAGAGATACTCATGCGCACTTTCCCAAAGCCCGTAGCCCTCCTTCTCGTCGTGGCGTCGTTGTATTTCCCTTTCGCCGGCACCGCTCTGGCCGGCCCCGGCGACCTTGACGTTACCTTTGGGTCCGGCGGCCTGGCGACGACCGAGTTCGCATACAGTGGAGTCATCGAATCCCTTGCGTTGCAGAGTGACGGCAAGATCGTTGCCGCGGGAGTTGAGTTCACATCGAATAGCAACGGCAACTTCGCCTTAGC is a genomic window containing:
- a CDS encoding nitrite/sulfite reductase, whose translation is MTTTEWKPKVKGIIDVIPEEADDFELQVKRFRAGEFEDMEFLAFRLRNGVYGQRQANAQMIRVKVPFGGLRSDQLDALGEFAAKYAPLNKGHVTTRENFQYHHVKLEDAPNVMRLLGSVGLTTREACGNTVRNVTACPHAGVQPGEPFDVTPYAAAYARYFVRHPYTQSLPRKVKTAFSCSEQDCSIVLIHDLGLIPRIVNGQKGFKIVVGGGTSIMPKLAPTLVEFAPLDQYLKYAEAVIRRFHFTDELRKNKMKARIKFYIARIGIEEFRKECEREMEQNWAKKSFDPTALLFIEDESLDAPALNGKYAAYGSEPEFKEWLRTNVKPQKQAGYVTADIKISQGDINSKQFHQLADLTRKYAGGRARINIQQNMTLRWVPEKALYEVWTELKKIGFGSAGANEITDVVSCPGTDSCKLGITSSMGLNRAISRTLEEMNITDPLTRKMHIKMSGCPNGCGQHHIASIGFHGAAAKAPGGQVPAYELFLGGSYEDGDTRIGLRVKTKVPSKRVPEALKKVIRYYEANRQPGEEFKNFAARLGPEVFEPLLAEFAEVGELNRETIQEYIDWDKTVKYKLERGEGECAA